From one Mycolicibacterium sp. HK-90 genomic stretch:
- a CDS encoding DUF1810 domain-containing protein, protein MSDPFDLQRFLDAQAGVYPQVLAELRGGHKRSHWIWFVFPQLRGLGRSATADHYGISSRQEASAYLAHPMLGPRLRECARLVSRIDGRTAEQIFGLPDCLKVRSSMTLFAEVAADPADFQAVLDMLYDGIGDPLTLEMLSAAG, encoded by the coding sequence ATGAGCGACCCGTTCGATTTGCAGAGGTTCCTCGACGCCCAGGCCGGCGTGTACCCGCAGGTGCTCGCCGAGTTGAGGGGCGGCCACAAGCGCAGTCACTGGATCTGGTTCGTCTTTCCCCAGCTACGCGGGCTGGGCCGCAGCGCGACGGCCGATCACTACGGCATTTCGTCGCGGCAGGAGGCGAGTGCGTATCTGGCCCACCCGATGTTGGGCCCCCGATTGCGGGAATGTGCTCGCCTGGTCAGCCGGATCGACGGGCGCACGGCCGAGCAGATCTTCGGCCTGCCGGACTGCCTGAAGGTGCGGTCGTCGATGACGTTGTTCGCCGAGGTCGCCGCCGACCCGGCCGATTTCCAGGCGGTGCTCGACATGTTGTACGACGGGATCGGTGATCCGCTGACCCTCGAAATGCTCAGTGCGGCTGGATGA
- a CDS encoding alpha-amylase family protein gives MPAEPGWVAHAIWWQIYPLGFVGAFPADPPPTADEHRLRRIVDWLDHAVRLGVSGIALGPIFASRTHGYDTTDHFRIDPRLGDDDDFDHLVTEARERGLRILLDGVFNHVGRDFPRYREALDGGPEHPSSKWFRRRGNTSRFDTFEGHGELIALNHDDAEVVDYTAAVLRHWLGRGADGWRLDAAYAVPDRFWAQVLPAVRREFPDAWFVGEVIHGDYSSTVHAATFDSVTQYELWKAIWSSLNDGNFHELDWGLQRHNDFLDTFVPMTFVGNHDVTRIASQLTNPGHLEHALVILLTTGGTPSIYAGDESAYRGVKEERRGGDDAVRPEFSTPPADSDALRLHQYLIGLRRRHPWLHTATTSPLLLTNTQYVYRSSAGPESLIVALNVDDAPLPLSLPDLGVASGQVIAGSGAPPHDQISRTDVPPNGWLIIQPH, from the coding sequence GTGCCGGCTGAGCCCGGGTGGGTGGCGCACGCCATCTGGTGGCAGATCTACCCGCTGGGTTTCGTCGGCGCGTTCCCGGCCGACCCGCCGCCGACCGCCGACGAGCACCGGTTGCGGCGGATCGTCGACTGGCTGGATCACGCCGTGCGGCTGGGCGTGTCGGGTATCGCACTCGGCCCGATCTTCGCGTCGCGCACCCACGGCTACGACACCACCGACCACTTCCGCATCGATCCGCGGTTGGGTGACGACGACGATTTCGACCACCTGGTGACCGAGGCCCGGGAGCGCGGACTGCGTATCCTGCTCGACGGCGTGTTCAACCATGTGGGACGCGACTTCCCGCGGTACCGCGAGGCCCTCGACGGCGGGCCCGAGCATCCCTCGTCGAAATGGTTTCGCCGCCGCGGCAACACATCTCGGTTCGACACCTTCGAGGGCCACGGAGAGCTCATCGCGCTCAACCACGACGACGCCGAGGTGGTGGACTACACCGCCGCGGTGCTGCGACACTGGCTGGGCCGGGGCGCCGACGGCTGGCGCCTGGACGCCGCGTATGCAGTGCCCGACCGGTTCTGGGCCCAGGTACTGCCCGCGGTGCGCCGCGAGTTCCCCGACGCCTGGTTCGTCGGCGAGGTGATCCACGGCGACTACTCGTCGACAGTCCACGCCGCGACCTTCGACTCGGTGACCCAGTACGAACTCTGGAAGGCCATCTGGAGCAGCCTGAACGACGGCAATTTCCACGAACTGGACTGGGGCCTGCAGCGGCACAACGACTTCCTCGACACGTTCGTGCCCATGACGTTCGTCGGGAACCACGATGTCACCCGGATCGCCAGCCAGTTGACCAATCCGGGTCACCTGGAACACGCCCTGGTCATCCTGCTCACCACCGGTGGCACCCCGAGCATCTACGCCGGCGACGAGTCGGCCTACCGCGGTGTGAAAGAGGAACGCCGCGGCGGCGACGATGCGGTGCGGCCGGAATTCTCCACTCCCCCAGCCGATTCTGACGCGCTCCGGTTGCACCAGTACCTGATCGGATTGCGGCGGCGGCACCCGTGGCTGCACACCGCGACGACATCGCCGCTGCTGCTGACCAACACGCAGTACGTGTACCGAAGCAGTGCCGGGCCCGAGTCGCTGATTGTCGCGCTCAATGTCGACGACGCGCCGCTACCACTGTCGTTGCCTGATCTCGGGGTGGCGTCGGGCCAGGTGATCGCGGGTTCGGGTGCACCCCCGCACGACCAGATCTCGCGGACCGATGTTCCCCCGAACGGCTGGCTGATCATCCAGCCGCACTGA